The Vibrio sp. 16 genome segment AAGCCGGTTACGATTACCTACTTCAACCCAAAACGGGTGGCATCGCCTATACGCTAGCGGCAATGGGGGATCAGTTTGAGAATATTATTGATGTGACTCTCGCCTACCCAGAAAACACCCATAAACCTTTTCGAGACATGTTGATGGGGCGAATGACGAAAGTGGTGGTTCGGATAAATGTCTTGCCTGTCGATCAGCAAGTTCGAGGTGATTACTTTAAAGATAAGCCGTTTAAGCGTCAGTTCCAGCAGTGGCTGGGTAATGTATGGCAAGAGAAAGATGAGTTACTGAAAGAGATTTATCACAAGCAATCATAGAAAAGGGAGCGAAACGCTCCCTTTTTAGTGTGTTTATTTTTGTGTCAGCAAGTAGTTAACCAGTTCAAAGTATTCATCGATCGTTTTGATGCTTTGTGCTTGAACCAAGTACTTGTTATTCACCACTACAGCGGGTACACCTGATAAGCCGCTATCTTTAAACTGTTTGTCGAAGCGACGAACCATTGAGTCCACCGCAAAACCGTTAAATGCCGCGTCAAATTTTTTCGCATCCACACCTTCATCTAGGAAAATCTGGCGTAACTCTTCGTCATTTTTAGGGGCTTTGCGCATGTTATGAATGCGGTTAAACAGCACAGGTGTCATTTTGTCTTCCACTTTTAGCACCAGCATGGTTGCGTATGCCTTGCTCATGGACTCGCCCATGTTTCCACCCATAAACGAAACGTGGTTCTTTTGGAACTTTGCGTTGTCAGGCAACTGCGCTTTCAACTGCTGAATGATAGGTTCAAAGGTATTACAGTGAGGGCAGTAGAAAGAGAAAAATTCGGTCACAGTTGGCTTTTTAGATGCTTCTAGCTCAAGAACCTTAAAATACTCGCCTTCTTTAAATTGCGCTGCGTGAGCAGTAAGGCTCAGCATCAAGGTTGCAAATAGTGCAAACAGCTTTTTCATTATTGACTCCATGTTTGTCGTTGTTTGGCTTTTTACCACTGCGGCATCAGTGATAATGGTGGCTCATTCAGTGCTGAGATTTGTTCTTTGAATGCCAACACTTGGCTTTCCCAATATTTTGGATCATCAAACCATGGGAAGGCGAGCGGGAAAGCAGGATCCTGCCATCTTTTTGCTAACCATGCCATATAGTGCACCATACGTAGACCGCGTAATGGTTCGATTAGTTTCAATTGATTCGAATCAAAGTCACTAAATTCTTGGTAGGCTTCCAAGAGAATGTCCAGTTGCATCAGCTTATCGGCATGCTCTCCGTTGAGCAACATCCATAGATCTTGAATCGCGGGTCCATTGCGAGCGTCATCCAAGTCGACAAACATAGGTCCATCACGCCATAAGATGTTACCAGGGTGGCAATCGCCGTGGAGACGAATCTGGGAACTTGGCGTTGTCCAATGCTGTTCAAGCGTTTTGATCAGTAGGTCTAGATCGTTAAAAAAAGCATTCTCTAGGTGCATTGGAATAAACTGAGAGTTTTGCAGCAAGGTGCGAGGCTGATAAAGGTATTCCTCTAAGCTGATGGAGGGGCGGTGCTCAAATGTCTGTTTTTCGCCAACCTTGTGAATGCGCCCTAGGAAACGGCCAACCCCTTCGAGTTGTTCCAAATTATCCACTTCAAACTGACGTCCGCCGACGCTCGCAAACAAAGCAAACAGATAGCCTTGGTATTGATGGAGTGACTGACCGTTGATGATCACAGGAGGCGCGACTGGAATCTCGGATTCGATCAACTCGAGGGTAAAGTCGTGCTCTTCTTGAATCTGAGCTTGGCTCCAGCGTTCTGGTCGGTAAAACTTAACCACGTAGCGTTGGCGCTCTTCATCAGTAAATTGGTAGACGCGGTTTTCGTAGCTGTTGAGGGCCAAGAAACCGGATTCTGCGCGAATGCCAATGCTTTCCAGTGCGTACCACATAAAGTCTGGCGTCAGAGCATCAAAGTTAAAAGCGTGTTGAGTCATAAATAAAAAAGGCTCATTGCTGAGCCTTTTTCCATAGAGTAATGAAGGTCTAGAGCTTCTTAATGAATCGGCTCTCGACGGCTATCGTAAAGTCTTCGCTGTCAGACAGTATAAACTGAATCTTGGAAACGGAAGAGTCTAGATTCTCAGGGTTGACGCCTAGGCTCATTGGTAAGCTCAGTACTTCACCTGGTGCAACTTGAACGGTTTGTTTGCCATACCAAGAGACATCGCCCAGCCCTTCTACATCTAGATTGTAAACCTGCTGCTGTTGAGTTTTATTGATTACTTTTAGCGTGTAGGTGTTTTCGACTTCTCCGGCACTGTTGACGCGGAAGAGCTGGTTTCGATCGCGAAGCACACTTAAGCCCGCAGGTTCGACGGCCGCAATTTGAGCGAAGAACAACCCAATCATAACAAGCAGGACGGCGCCATAGCCCAGCAGTTTAGGGCGCAGTACTTTGGTGTGTTTGCCCGACAATCTATGCTCAGTCGTGTAGCTAATGAGGCCTTTGTCATACCCCATACGCTCCATAGTCTTGTCACACGCATCGATACAGGCACCACAGTTGATACATTCATATTGCAGGCCGTCACGGATGTCGATACCGGTTGGACATACCTGAACACACAGGTCACAGTCGATACAGTCACCCAAACCCAGTGCTTTCGGATCCGCTTTGCGTGAACGCGGTCCTCGGTTCTCTCCTCGCTGGCTGTCGTAGCCAACGATAAAGGTATCTTTATCAAACATGGCCGATTGGAATCGCGCGTAAGGACACATATGAACACATACGATAGAGCGCATCCAACCCGCGTTGGCATAGGTACATCCTGCAAAGAACAGTACCCAAAACACGGGCCAGAAATCGGCATCAAAGGTAAAGAAGCCCACTACCAGCTCTTTCACGGGAACAAAATAGCCGACGAATGTCAGGCCTGTGGCGATAGCAATGGCAATCCAAGCAGCATGTTTGGCCACTTTACGCATCAGTAGATTCGAGGTGAGCTTATTGGAATCTTGTTTGCGTCGTTTGTTCGCGCTGCCTTCGAGTTTTTCTTCAAACCAGATGTACATAAAAGTCCAAACGGTTTGCGGGCAAAGATAACCACACCACACACGGCCCAAAAAGGTGGTAATAAAGAATAAGCCGAACGCGGCAATCATAAATAGCAGCGCGAGTAGGGTGAGATCTTGAGGGTAAAGGGTTGTGCCAATAAAGTTGAACTGTTGGTTACCAATGTCGAGCAAGATAGCCTGGCGATCGCCGTACGAAAACCATGGAATGGAGGCGAAAAGCACCAGTAAAAACCATCCCCCGTAGCGGCGTAGCTTTTGGAATGTGCCTTTACTTTCTCGCACGTAAATACGATTACTTGGGTTAAACCTGTCGCCCTTAGTTTTATGGGTCTTAGGGTTAAAGGTTTTAGGAGTCACATCTTTTACATCGATCTTATCCTGACTCATGAAGCTTCCTTCTTAGGCTTGAACGGTGTGATTTATTGAGCTCACACTCTGTAGACATTGCTATTTTAGTAAATACTTATGGGCGGCGATTATATACGCAATAACATTTTTATTTCTTTAAGGTTATCAACCTTTAACAACAAAGGTCAGTACAGTTTTATAAATAAATGTCCTAACAGTTCGTGGTGTTGTGATGGTTTGGGTATAAAAAAGGCGACCAAGTGGCCGCCTTAACCGAATCTGTTTGTTTTATTTGATGATGCCGCGAGCGCGAAGAATCGCGGTTTTAAAGTCATCTTCTTGGTCCTTTTTTAGACCCGGAATCATTTCATCTTTGGCGCTGTTGCGCATTTTGAGATGGTAGATGAGGACATCATCGGTCAACTCTTCCAGCTTACCTTCGTAGCCCGCTTCTTGAGCCAGTTTTACGATCATTTGCAGTAAGTTGAGCTCTTGGTCTTTTTGCCATTCTGGCTCTAGTAGCTCAAGCAGCTCCTCAATGCGATGACATTTCATCTTCTTTCTCCACAATAATTATAATGATTTGCTGATTAAGGTATCAGATTGGCGTATTTGAGTTAAGAAAAAAGCGCAGCCGAAGCCGCGCTTTTTATTAAGCTGCTTTAACGATTTTGGTGGGTGTTGAGCTCATGAAGACACTCTTTTCCACTAAAGTCATACCAGGAGCTGATTTCTTTGCCGTTGGAGCAGCCACAAAGCCACTGCGACGACGCATCGCACTACGGTTAGTGTGCGAGAACCTGACGGTTGTTGGGCGCATTTCTTGACCTAACTGTCAGGCAATTCCATTGCCAATGTAATGGCCTGGCCCGCTTTGAGTTGAGCTTCATTACTGAAGGGTGGCTCTCTGGCTTTCGCCAATCCAAACTGCGGGACAGGAATGCTGATATGCGTGCATATCATTGGTTAGATTAGCACCAAGACTTTTATTGATCGACAGCTATTCACTACGGCCTTAGTCGTAGGAGAAAGTTTCTGTGAGAGGTGTTGCATCCCTGATACATCGTGGCAGATTAGTATGTTACTTTAAGCATAGTTAAAGCGAAGATTGCCAAGGAGGAGCGCATGTCGTTTTTTAAAAAGACACTGGCGAGTTTTGGAATCGGTTCAGCGAAAGTTGATTCTGTGTTGCAGCAAGAGGTCCTTTATCCTGGCCAAAAGGCGAATGTGGTGATCCATGTTTATGGTGGCGCGACGGCGCAAGAAATCGACAACATAGAGCTCAAACTCTTTTGTCGCTATATCAAAGAAGTGCCTGCGGATCATGATAAGAACAAGCACACGGCAGGACGAATGCGCCGTGTCCCAGCCAGTTATCAACTCGCCGACTGGAAACTGCCGTACGCTTTTACTCTGCAACCTGGCGAGGAACGGACGTTTGATGTCGAATTAGAGGTGCCATGGAACACACCAGTGACGATTGGCGACTCCAAAGTATGGTTAGAGACTGGTCTCGACATTGCGATGGCCAAAGACCCTAGCGATAAAGACATCTTAACAGTACGTCCTGACCCGCTTTTAGATGGCATCTTTACCGCGTTGGAAGAGCAAGGTCTGCGTATCCGCCAGGTTGAGTGTGAGCAAGTGGATGGGTTTGCGATGCCCTTTGTTCAGGAGTTTGAATTTGTTCCAACCACGGGGCCATTTCATGGTCGCTGGCGTGAATTGGAAGTGGTCGCGTATCGCAGTGAAGAATCGCTTCAGATGTGGTTTGAAATCGATCGCCATCGCGAGGGGGCGAAAGGAATGCTCGCGAGTCTGTTGGGGGTTGGCCAGTTAAAGCGAGAGCTGAAAATCCCATTGCACACCTCCGCTGAAACAGCCGGTGAACTGGTCCTTGAGTACTTAGATAACCACTCTTAACCTAGCTTTCATATTTTAGGCTTACAAGTGTAAGCTGAATGTGCCATACTCTGGAGTAATTATTCAAATTCTGGAGTAGGCACTGCTATGTCCGTCAGCGAGTCATCTCAATATAGCGTCAAAGAAGAGATCGCCAATACGATTACGCATGCACTAGGCATGGTGCTGGGCATTGTTGGCCTGGTTCTATTGTTGGTCAAAGCGATTGATCACAATGCCGACGCACTGACCATCACCAGTATGAGCATTTACGGCAGTAGTATTATCGTGCTGTTTCTCGCTTCGACGCTGTACCATGCCATTCCTTATCAGCGCGCCAAACGAGCGTTAAAAACCTTTGATCATTGCGCGATTTACTTATTAATTGCTGGCAGTTACACGCCGTTTTTACTGGTCAGCTTAAGAACGCCACTTGCGATCGGTTTGATGATTGTGATTTGGTCGATAGCGCTGATCGGCATCATTATGAAGCTTGCCTTTGTTTATCGCTTTAAGAAACTATCTTTGGTGACCTACCTGCTGATGGGGTGGTTATCATTGATCGTGATTTATCAGTTAGCGCTGAACTTGGAAGTAGGTGGCCTGACCCTTTTGGCTGTCGGCGGTTTAATTTACTCGCTAGGGGTTATTTTCTATGTGGCGAAACGCATCCCATACAACCACGCGATTTGGCACGGGTTTGTACTAGCGGGTTGCGCTTGCCACTTCTTTGCTATTTATCTGTATGTAAAACCCATCTAACGGCGCCAAAATGCCGGGAAGAACAGCACCAGTAAGGTAAGAATTTCAAGCCTCCCCATCAGCATGCCTAAGCTCAGTATCCATTTCGCAGCGTCTGGTAGAGGAGCAAAGTTGCCCGTTGGTCCTATAATGCTGCCCATCCCAGGACCGACATTGGCCACGGCGGTAATCGCGCCAGAAATGCTGGTGATTGGGTCAAGCCCCATTGCACTCAAGCAGCCAGCAACGACAATGATGGTGATGAAAAACATCAACCCAAACGCGACGATTGAGCGGACAATATCATCATTCACTGGACGGCGATTGTAGCGCTGGACAAAGACACCTGAAGGATGAATCAACTTCATCATCTGTTTGTTTAACAGAGTCAGAGCAATCTGAAAGCGGAAGATTTTGATTCCGCCCGAGGTTGAACCCGAGCAAGCGCCAGCCATCATCAAAAAGGCAAAGAGTGTGGTTGGCAGTGCGCCCCAAGCGGTAAAGTCTTCTAAGCCGAATCCTGTTGTTGTGACGACTGATACTATGTTGAACATGGATACGCGCAGCGCATCAAGGACGGTGTAGCCATCTCGAATCACTAACCATGCGGCAATCACTAAGCTGCTGCCAAGGAACAGGTAGGTAAAACCACGAACTTGTGCATCTTCTAACAGTTCGTCGAGGCGGCGTTTACGGATCGCAGACACGAACAACAAGAACGGCAAGCCACCCAAGAACATAAACAAGGTTGCGACCCAATGAGCGCCATTCGAAAAGTGGTTCATTGACCCATCGGAGGTTGAATAGCCACCCGTTGATAACGTGGTAAACGAATGGTTGATGGCTTCAAACAAGTTCATCCCAGTCAGCATAAAGCCAATCAGGCAAAGCCCTGTCAGTACCACATACACGGACATAATGTTTTTGGCGACGGTTTTAGCTCGAGGGCTGCTTTTATCTGACCAATCCGAAGACTCGGTGTGGAATAGTTTCATCCCGCCGACGTTGAGCATCGGCAATACCGCTACCGCCATCACTATGAAGCCAATCCCACCTAACCACTGCAAGATAGAGCGCCACAGCAAAATACTGGGTGCCATGTTATCTAGGCCACTCAGCACTGTAGAGCCTGTGGTGGTGATGCCAGACATGGTCTCAAAGTACGCGTCGGTAAAGCTAATGTGGTTGATAAATACAAATGGTAAGGCGGCGAAAGCGCTGGCGATGGTCCAAACCAAGCTGGTAATTAGGAACATGTCGCGCACGCTGAGCTTAAAGTTTTTGGTTCTGCCTAAACTGAGGCAGGCAAAGGCGGCCAGATGGGTGATCAGTACCGCTTGACCAAACTCCAAGAATCCCGGAGTACCACTAAAAAATGCCACCAGTGTTGGCACGTACATGAACAGAGCTAGTTTCGAAAGCACTAGCCCTATCACGAACAATACAGGGCGGAAATTGACCATTGTGCCAATCCTAAAGGAAGAATGGGCTCGGTTGGAATAGCGCTTCCACGTCTGGTACATATTTCTTATCAACTAAGAACATCACCACGTGGTCATCTTGTTCAATCACGGTTCGGTCATGGGCGATCAGGACTTCTTCACCGCGGACAATCGCACCGATGGTGGTGCCCGGTGGTAGTTTGATATCACCAATCGCACGTCCCACCACTTTCGAAGTAGTTTCATCGCCATGGGCAACGGCTTCGATGGCTTCGGCCGCACCACGGCGTAATGAGGATACATTGACAATGTCAGCACGGCGTACGTGAGTGAGAAGCGCAGAGATGGTGGCTTGCTGAGGTGAGATGGCTACATCAATTGCGCCACCTTGGACGAGATCAACATAGGCGCCACGCTGGATAAGCACCATCACTTTTTTCGCCCCCATGCGTTTGGCAAGCATGGCTGACATGATGTTGGTTTCATCTTCGTTGGTGAGGGCGATGAACACGTCCACTTGGTCGACGTTCTCTTCGCTTAGCAGTTCTTGGTCTGCGGCGTCACCACAGAAAACGATGGTATTCTCTAACTCTTCAGAGAGTTTTTCTGCACGTTGATAGCTGCGCTCAATCAGTTTTACGCTGTAAGTCTGTTCAAGGCGTCGTGCCAAGCTTGCGCCGATGTTACCCCCACCGACAATCATGATGCGGCGGTACGGTTTTTCTAGGCGCTGCAGTTCACTCATCACTGAACGAATATGGTTACTTGCCGCCACGAAGAAGACTTCGTCATCCGCTTCGATAATGGTGGTGCCTTGTGGGCGAATTGGGCGCCCTTGACGGAAGATAGCCGCAACACGAGTATCGATGTGTGGCATGTGCTCGCGTAGAGTGGAAAGAGCATTACCAACCAGTGGACCCCCATAGTAGGCTTTAACGGCAACTAAGCTGACTTTTTGCTCGGCAAAGCTCACCACTTGCAGCGCACCTGGGTATTGGATTAAACGCTCAATGTAGCTTGTCACCAACTCTTCTGGCGCAATCAGGTGATCGACTGGAACGGCGCCTGATTGGAAGAGTG includes the following:
- a CDS encoding YihD family protein translates to MKCHRIEELLELLEPEWQKDQELNLLQMIVKLAQEAGYEGKLEELTDDVLIYHLKMRNSAKDEMIPGLKKDQEDDFKTAILRARGIIK
- a CDS encoding TrkH family potassium uptake protein, translated to MVNFRPVLFVIGLVLSKLALFMYVPTLVAFFSGTPGFLEFGQAVLITHLAAFACLSLGRTKNFKLSVRDMFLITSLVWTIASAFAALPFVFINHISFTDAYFETMSGITTTGSTVLSGLDNMAPSILLWRSILQWLGGIGFIVMAVAVLPMLNVGGMKLFHTESSDWSDKSSPRAKTVAKNIMSVYVVLTGLCLIGFMLTGMNLFEAINHSFTTLSTGGYSTSDGSMNHFSNGAHWVATLFMFLGGLPFLLFVSAIRKRRLDELLEDAQVRGFTYLFLGSSLVIAAWLVIRDGYTVLDALRVSMFNIVSVVTTTGFGLEDFTAWGALPTTLFAFLMMAGACSGSTSGGIKIFRFQIALTLLNKQMMKLIHPSGVFVQRYNRRPVNDDIVRSIVAFGLMFFITIIVVAGCLSAMGLDPITSISGAITAVANVGPGMGSIIGPTGNFAPLPDAAKWILSLGMLMGRLEILTLLVLFFPAFWRR
- the trhA gene encoding PAQR family membrane homeostasis protein TrhA; translation: MSVSESSQYSVKEEIANTITHALGMVLGIVGLVLLLVKAIDHNADALTITSMSIYGSSIIVLFLASTLYHAIPYQRAKRALKTFDHCAIYLLIAGSYTPFLLVSLRTPLAIGLMIVIWSIALIGIIMKLAFVYRFKKLSLVTYLLMGWLSLIVIYQLALNLEVGGLTLLAVGGLIYSLGVIFYVAKRIPYNHAIWHGFVLAGCACHFFAIYLYVKPI
- a CDS encoding thiol:disulfide interchange protein DsbA/DsbL; translation: MKKLFALFATLMLSLTAHAAQFKEGEYFKVLELEASKKPTVTEFFSFYCPHCNTFEPIIQQLKAQLPDNAKFQKNHVSFMGGNMGESMSKAYATMLVLKVEDKMTPVLFNRIHNMRKAPKNDEELRQIFLDEGVDAKKFDAAFNGFAVDSMVRRFDKQFKDSGLSGVPAVVVNNKYLVQAQSIKTIDEYFELVNYLLTQK
- the ccoG gene encoding cytochrome c oxidase accessory protein CcoG, with the translated sequence MSQDKIDVKDVTPKTFNPKTHKTKGDRFNPSNRIYVRESKGTFQKLRRYGGWFLLVLFASIPWFSYGDRQAILLDIGNQQFNFIGTTLYPQDLTLLALLFMIAAFGLFFITTFLGRVWCGYLCPQTVWTFMYIWFEEKLEGSANKRRKQDSNKLTSNLLMRKVAKHAAWIAIAIATGLTFVGYFVPVKELVVGFFTFDADFWPVFWVLFFAGCTYANAGWMRSIVCVHMCPYARFQSAMFDKDTFIVGYDSQRGENRGPRSRKADPKALGLGDCIDCDLCVQVCPTGIDIRDGLQYECINCGACIDACDKTMERMGYDKGLISYTTEHRLSGKHTKVLRPKLLGYGAVLLVMIGLFFAQIAAVEPAGLSVLRDRNQLFRVNSAGEVENTYTLKVINKTQQQQVYNLDVEGLGDVSWYGKQTVQVAPGEVLSLPMSLGVNPENLDSSVSKIQFILSDSEDFTIAVESRFIKKL
- a CDS encoding sporulation protein, producing MSFFKKTLASFGIGSAKVDSVLQQEVLYPGQKANVVIHVYGGATAQEIDNIELKLFCRYIKEVPADHDKNKHTAGRMRRVPASYQLADWKLPYAFTLQPGEERTFDVELEVPWNTPVTIGDSKVWLETGLDIAMAKDPSDKDILTVRPDPLLDGIFTALEEQGLRIRQVECEQVDGFAMPFVQEFEFVPTTGPFHGRWRELEVVAYRSEESLQMWFEIDRHREGAKGMLASLLGVGQLKRELKIPLHTSAETAGELVLEYLDNHS
- a CDS encoding serine/threonine protein kinase; this translates as MTQHAFNFDALTPDFMWYALESIGIRAESGFLALNSYENRVYQFTDEERQRYVVKFYRPERWSQAQIQEEHDFTLELIESEIPVAPPVIINGQSLHQYQGYLFALFASVGGRQFEVDNLEQLEGVGRFLGRIHKVGEKQTFEHRPSISLEEYLYQPRTLLQNSQFIPMHLENAFFNDLDLLIKTLEQHWTTPSSQIRLHGDCHPGNILWRDGPMFVDLDDARNGPAIQDLWMLLNGEHADKLMQLDILLEAYQEFSDFDSNQLKLIEPLRGLRMVHYMAWLAKRWQDPAFPLAFPWFDDPKYWESQVLAFKEQISALNEPPLSLMPQW
- the trkA gene encoding Trk system potassium transporter TrkA, with the translated sequence MKIIILGAGQVGGTLAENLVGENNDITIVDRDNDRLRELQDKYDLRVVHGHASHPDSLREAGAQDADMLVAVTNTDETNMAACQVAFSLFNTPNRIARIRSPQYLAEKEALFQSGAVPVDHLIAPEELVTSYIERLIQYPGALQVVSFAEQKVSLVAVKAYYGGPLVGNALSTLREHMPHIDTRVAAIFRQGRPIRPQGTTIIEADDEVFFVAASNHIRSVMSELQRLEKPYRRIMIVGGGNIGASLARRLEQTYSVKLIERSYQRAEKLSEELENTIVFCGDAADQELLSEENVDQVDVFIALTNEDETNIMSAMLAKRMGAKKVMVLIQRGAYVDLVQGGAIDVAISPQQATISALLTHVRRADIVNVSSLRRGAAEAIEAVAHGDETTSKVVGRAIGDIKLPPGTTIGAIVRGEEVLIAHDRTVIEQDDHVVMFLVDKKYVPDVEALFQPSPFFL